From one Geoalkalibacter halelectricus genomic stretch:
- a CDS encoding ABC transporter permease, with translation MSLEFSPPDWAPWRPFVTLLRREVLRFLKVAGQTLLTPIITASLYLFVFGATLGERIQVLEGFSYAQFVVPGLILMGVINNSFANSSSSLFVARYIGNILDLLVTPISPRQFILAYTLASMLRGLLVGLAVWAISTFFAQMPWASPLAALGMALLASFLFAQFGIIAALYANTFDALSMFNNFLILPLIYLGGVFYPISILPPVWEGLSRLNPLFYLIDGFRHALLGVGDTSLPTAFAAAAGMSLVLFSWAAILIARGYKLRT, from the coding sequence ATGAGCCTTGAGTTTTCGCCCCCCGACTGGGCTCCCTGGCGGCCCTTCGTGACTTTGCTGCGTCGCGAGGTGTTGCGCTTTCTCAAGGTCGCCGGCCAGACCCTGCTCACTCCCATCATCACCGCCTCGCTCTATCTTTTCGTGTTCGGTGCCACCCTCGGCGAGCGCATTCAGGTGCTTGAGGGCTTTAGTTACGCGCAGTTCGTCGTGCCGGGACTGATCCTCATGGGGGTGATCAATAATTCCTTCGCCAACTCTTCCTCTTCGCTGTTTGTGGCGCGCTATATCGGCAACATTCTCGACTTGCTGGTGACGCCCATTTCGCCGCGGCAATTTATTCTCGCTTATACCCTGGCGTCCATGCTGCGCGGCTTGTTGGTGGGGCTGGCGGTGTGGGCCATCTCGACCTTCTTCGCCCAAATGCCTTGGGCTTCGCCGCTTGCGGCCCTGGGCATGGCGCTGCTGGCGAGCTTTCTGTTCGCCCAGTTCGGCATCATCGCCGCGCTCTATGCCAATACCTTCGATGCGCTGTCCATGTTCAACAATTTTCTGATCCTGCCCCTGATCTATCTCGGCGGGGTCTTTTATCCCATCTCCATCCTGCCGCCCGTATGGGAAGGCCTCTCCCGCCTCAATCCGCTTTTCTACCTCATCGACGGGTTTCGTCACGCCCTGCTCGGGGTGGGCGATACCAGCCTGCCGACCGCCTTTGCCGCCGCCGCCGGCATGTCCTTGGTTCTGTTTTCCTGGGCGGCGATTTTGATCGCCCGCGGCTACAAGCTGCGCACCTGA
- a CDS encoding ABC transporter ATP-binding protein, producing MNESALDISQLHKSYAGTPVVRDLSLDIAPGEIFGLLGPNGAGKSTTINVVAGVTRADAGRVRIFGHDNRAAYRLTRRLTGVMHQEIVIDNFFTIDEALKIHSGYYGVADDPAWRRVLIERLGLGPHLKKSMNKLSGGLKRRFMVAKALIHKPRLLILDEPTAGVDVELRRSLWEFVREINRQGTTVLLTTHYLEEAEAMCARIAILNHGRLIALEKTTDLLARLDGRRVILHLERDPLPLDEDLKALGAQWDPGTATLSLPLPEGMAATDLLLRLQGHQLPIKDMELKRAGLEEVFLKLTGMTGGTREGGHEP from the coding sequence ATGAACGAGTCGGCCCTCGACATCTCCCAACTGCACAAAAGCTATGCCGGTACCCCGGTGGTGCGCGATCTGTCCCTGGACATCGCGCCGGGGGAAATTTTCGGCCTGCTCGGCCCCAACGGCGCGGGCAAAAGCACCACCATCAACGTGGTGGCCGGCGTGACGCGGGCCGACGCCGGACGGGTGCGCATCTTCGGCCATGACAATCGCGCGGCCTATCGCCTCACCCGGCGCCTCACCGGCGTCATGCACCAGGAAATCGTCATCGACAATTTCTTCACCATCGACGAAGCACTCAAGATTCACTCCGGTTATTACGGCGTGGCCGACGACCCGGCCTGGCGCCGGGTGCTCATCGAGAGGCTGGGCCTGGGGCCGCATCTGAAAAAATCCATGAACAAGCTTTCCGGCGGGCTCAAGCGGCGCTTCATGGTCGCCAAGGCGCTGATTCACAAACCGCGCCTGCTGATTCTCGACGAACCGACCGCAGGCGTCGATGTGGAGTTGCGGCGCAGCCTCTGGGAGTTCGTGCGCGAGATCAATCGCCAGGGCACCACGGTGCTGCTGACCACCCATTACCTGGAAGAAGCCGAGGCCATGTGCGCGCGCATCGCCATTCTCAACCACGGCCGCCTGATCGCCCTGGAGAAGACCACCGACCTGCTGGCCCGCCTCGACGGGCGGCGGGTGATCCTGCATCTGGAGCGCGATCCGCTGCCCCTCGACGAAGATCTCAAGGCCCTGGGCGCGCAATGGGATCCCGGCACCGCCACCCTGTCCCTGCCGTTGCCCGAGGGCATGGCGGCGACGGATCTGCTGCTGCGCCTGCAAGGTCATCAACTGCCCATCAAGGATATGGAATTGAAGCGTGCCGGACTGGAGGAGGTTTTTCTCAAGCTGACGGGCATGACCGGCGGGACTAGGGAGGGCGGACATGAGCCTTGA
- the tatC gene encoding twin-arginine translocase subunit TatC — protein sequence MADKDLTGDEQPFTTHLEELRKRLMISAGAWLVGFLACYGFASKIFDFIAAPVKQALPEGSSLVFITATEPFFTYLKVGAMAGLLLALPVILWQIWGFIAPGLYAHEKRFAVPFVLASFLCFLSGTYFGFFFVFPNVFTFLIKFGTGAGDIDAMLSMGAYLSISIKLLFAFGMVFELPIIMFFLGRMGVVDHHWLKKNRKYALLFAFVLGAMLTPPDLISQTALALPFAILYEVSIWIVRFTGKRRSQEEDESEGEAAAGA from the coding sequence ATGGCGGATAAGGACTTGACCGGGGACGAGCAGCCCTTTACCACGCATCTGGAGGAGTTGCGCAAGCGCCTGATGATTTCCGCCGGGGCCTGGCTGGTGGGGTTTCTGGCCTGCTACGGCTTTGCCTCAAAGATTTTCGATTTCATCGCCGCGCCGGTCAAGCAGGCCTTGCCCGAAGGCAGTTCCCTGGTGTTCATCACCGCCACCGAACCTTTCTTCACCTACCTCAAGGTCGGTGCCATGGCCGGCCTGCTGCTCGCCTTGCCGGTGATCCTCTGGCAGATCTGGGGCTTTATCGCCCCCGGGCTCTACGCCCACGAAAAACGCTTCGCCGTGCCTTTCGTGCTGGCGAGTTTTCTGTGTTTTCTCTCCGGAACCTATTTCGGGTTCTTCTTCGTTTTCCCCAATGTCTTCACTTTTCTCATCAAGTTCGGCACCGGGGCCGGCGACATCGACGCCATGCTGTCCATGGGCGCCTATCTGAGCATCTCCATCAAGCTGCTGTTTGCCTTCGGCATGGTCTTTGAGTTGCCCATCATCATGTTTTTTCTCGGGCGCATGGGCGTCGTCGATCACCACTGGCTGAAAAAAAACCGCAAGTACGCCCTGTTGTTTGCCTTCGTGCTGGGCGCCATGCTGACCCCGCCCGATTTGATTTCGCAGACGGCCCTGGCCCTGCCCTTCGCCATCCTTTATGAGGTGAGCATCTGGATCGTGCGTTTTACCGGCAAGCGTCGCTCTCAGGAGGAGGACGAGTCGGAGGGCGAGGCGGCCGCGGGCGCCTGA
- the tatB gene encoding Sec-independent protein translocase protein TatB — MFGIGMPELLLILAVALIVIGPKKLPDIARSLGRGLAEFRRATDELKNTINTEAQVSETRERLLREGKIKVPGAQDQDAPEQQSQADDAGEQPPAEAPAEPPRPTPGSIDLPPHPDAPNAADAQGEAPKKDSPYGG; from the coding sequence ATGTTCGGAATCGGGATGCCCGAGTTGCTGCTCATCCTCGCCGTCGCCCTCATCGTCATCGGGCCCAAAAAGCTGCCCGACATCGCCCGCTCCCTGGGCCGCGGGCTGGCCGAATTCCGGCGGGCCACCGACGAGTTGAAAAACACCATCAACACCGAGGCGCAGGTCAGCGAAACGCGCGAGCGCCTGTTGCGCGAAGGCAAGATCAAGGTGCCCGGCGCCCAGGACCAGGACGCGCCCGAACAGCAGAGCCAGGCTGACGACGCGGGCGAGCAGCCCCCCGCGGAGGCACCGGCCGAGCCGCCGCGGCCCACCCCCGGCAGCATCGATCTGCCGCCGCACCCCGACGCGCCCAACGCCGCCGATGCGCAGGGCGAGGCGCCGAAAAAGGATTCCCCTTATGGCGGATAA
- the nadA gene encoding quinolinate synthase NadA: protein MNQEEIKAEIRRLARERNALILAHNYQRDEIQEIADITGDSLALSMEAARTDRDVIVFCGVHFMAESAAILAPDKIVLLPRPDAGCPMADMVTAESLRALKERHPGAVVVTYVNSSAAVKAESDICCTSSNAINVVRSLDAEEVLLVPDRNLGHYIASHVDKRCHFWDGYCPTHERLKVEEIRQALDEHPDALFMAHPECPPDILELAHHICSTSGMYEFARSSPAKKFIVGTEMGILYRLRKENPDKEFILPSATLICPNMKLTSLESLLRSLQTMSPEITVPADVRERAKNALDRMLAVPRD, encoded by the coding sequence ATGAACCAGGAAGAAATCAAGGCAGAGATTCGCCGCCTCGCCCGCGAGCGCAACGCGCTGATCCTGGCGCACAATTATCAGCGTGATGAAATCCAGGAGATCGCCGATATCACCGGAGACTCCCTGGCGCTATCCATGGAAGCCGCGCGCACCGACCGCGACGTCATCGTGTTTTGCGGCGTGCACTTCATGGCCGAGAGCGCCGCGATTCTCGCCCCCGACAAGATCGTGCTGCTGCCGCGCCCCGACGCCGGCTGCCCCATGGCCGACATGGTCACCGCCGAGAGCCTGCGCGCCCTCAAGGAGCGCCACCCCGGCGCGGTGGTGGTCACCTACGTCAACTCCAGCGCCGCGGTCAAGGCCGAGAGCGACATCTGCTGCACCAGCTCCAACGCCATCAACGTAGTGCGCTCCCTCGACGCCGAGGAGGTCCTGCTGGTTCCCGACCGCAACCTCGGCCACTACATCGCCTCCCACGTCGACAAGCGCTGCCATTTCTGGGACGGCTACTGCCCCACCCACGAGCGGCTCAAGGTCGAGGAGATTCGCCAGGCCCTGGATGAACACCCCGACGCCTTGTTCATGGCCCATCCAGAGTGCCCGCCGGACATTCTGGAGTTGGCCCACCACATCTGCTCCACCAGCGGCATGTATGAATTCGCCCGCTCCAGTCCGGCGAAAAAATTCATCGTCGGCACGGAAATGGGCATCCTCTACCGGCTGCGCAAAGAAAATCCCGACAAGGAATTCATCCTGCCCAGCGCCACGCTCATCTGTCCCAACATGAAGCTCACGTCCCTGGAATCGCTGCTGCGCTCCCTGCAGACCATGAGCCCGGAAATCACCGTGCCCGCGGATGTGCGCGAGCGGGCCAAAAACGCCCTCGACCGGATGCTTGCCGTACCGCGCGACTAG
- the mfd gene encoding transcription-repair coupling factor → MSRHAPFLVSGAMDSQDTTDIAHATSRSLCQQLRGGARRLEVHGLAGSAGAYLLRALLRDNQGPLFILTPDQKSAEQLADDLSFYAGEAAAVELFPQWEVPPFEPLSPHPEVEARRIATLHALLEGRPRAVVLPVRAAMQRLIARPILADLSLKLIAEEEYERAALLERLGHLGYQATPLCEDRGTFSVRGDLIDLFPPTSAEPVRLEFFGDFIERMRPFDPATQRSRDQELDELIVLPARELVLAGRHWETFTRAFKERCDALDLPRPRREQMLEALREGLLPPGSHFLLPFNYPGLETFFDYAGAGTWVLVDPAAVEQEADSFAAEAIQGAARAADKADPYPEWHSLYLSARELEEHLRPHPRIDFCGLQVYRLGEDRIRCRFNAQGNNDLRAALRREGGTLEPLVEHLREWSAQQWRILLVCHQRGQAERLRDLLAEHDVALTFAPSGGLDQARRGEILLTLGELSAGLRLPDERLAVVTEEEVFGPRVRRRGRSEARARAMLSTLAELREGDYIVHTDHGIGIYRGLRHLGLNQIRGDFLHLEYAGGDKLYLPVDRIEKVQKYVAAEGHTPRLDKMGGQGWEKARLRARAAAEELARELLQIYARREMSDAFKFSPPDRLYREFEAAFPYEETPDQQQAIDEVLADMAQHKPMDRIVCGDVGYGKTEVAIRAAFKAVEDGKQVALLVPTTVLARQHWQTFRERLSDYPLSVEMVSRFRSPAEVREVLERTAAGKVDILIGTHRLIQRDVKFKDLGLLIIDEEQRFGVSHKEKLKKMRAAVDVLTLTATPIPRTLHMSLAGLRDLSVIDTPPVDRLAVRTYVTRFDDDVIRDAILRELRRGGQVFFVHNRVQNIDAMAEFIQTLVPEAKVAVGHGQMGEKQLEEVMVGFIEGKSNVLVCSTIIENGLDIPRANTILINRADCFGLAQLYQLRGRVGRSRHRAYAYLLIPGEATLTREARERLRILQELSDLGAGFRIASHDLELRGAGDLLGANQSGQIAAIGFEMYTDLLEETIAELKGLEREEKIDPEIRLGLSAFLPEKYMPDPNQRLVFYKKLAAADDDETLYALADELRDRYGELPDPAQLLLEVMKLRVLMKKLRVELAEYTGRHLLLGFHSATPVPPERILERLQDPRGGCSFTPDYRLSIDIGRKERTEVLDLAKKELQGFCRLC, encoded by the coding sequence GTGTCACGACACGCCCCCTTTCTCGTTTCGGGCGCCATGGATTCGCAGGACACCACCGACATCGCTCACGCCACCAGTCGCTCCCTGTGTCAACAGCTGCGCGGCGGCGCCCGCCGCCTGGAGGTTCACGGCCTGGCCGGCTCGGCCGGAGCCTACCTGCTGCGCGCCCTGCTGCGCGACAACCAGGGCCCGCTCTTTATTCTCACCCCCGACCAGAAAAGCGCCGAGCAACTTGCCGACGACCTGAGCTTTTACGCGGGCGAGGCCGCCGCCGTCGAGTTGTTTCCCCAATGGGAGGTGCCACCCTTCGAGCCCCTCTCGCCCCACCCGGAAGTCGAGGCACGCCGCATCGCCACGCTCCACGCTCTGCTTGAGGGGCGCCCGCGCGCCGTGGTGCTGCCGGTGCGTGCGGCCATGCAGCGCCTCATTGCGCGCCCGATCCTGGCCGACTTGAGCCTCAAGCTGATCGCCGAGGAAGAATACGAGCGCGCGGCGCTGCTCGAACGACTGGGCCATCTGGGCTACCAGGCGACGCCCCTGTGCGAGGATCGCGGCACCTTCAGCGTGCGCGGCGACCTCATCGACCTGTTTCCACCCACCAGCGCCGAGCCGGTGCGGCTGGAGTTCTTCGGCGATTTCATCGAGCGCATGCGCCCCTTTGATCCGGCCACCCAACGCTCGCGCGACCAGGAACTCGACGAACTGATCGTGCTGCCGGCGCGTGAACTGGTGCTCGCCGGGCGCCACTGGGAAACCTTCACCCGCGCCTTCAAGGAGCGCTGCGACGCCCTCGATCTTCCACGTCCGCGCCGCGAGCAGATGCTCGAGGCCCTGCGCGAGGGGCTGCTGCCGCCCGGCAGCCATTTTCTGCTGCCCTTCAACTATCCGGGGCTGGAAACCTTTTTCGATTACGCCGGCGCGGGCACCTGGGTGCTGGTCGATCCGGCGGCCGTGGAGCAGGAGGCCGACAGCTTCGCCGCCGAGGCCATCCAAGGGGCAGCGCGCGCGGCGGACAAGGCCGATCCCTACCCCGAGTGGCACAGTCTCTACCTCTCGGCGCGCGAGTTGGAGGAGCACCTGCGCCCCCACCCGCGCATCGACTTCTGTGGGCTGCAGGTCTACCGCCTGGGGGAAGACCGCATCCGCTGCCGCTTTAACGCCCAGGGCAACAACGACCTGCGCGCCGCCTTGAGGCGCGAGGGCGGCACCCTGGAACCCCTGGTGGAGCACCTGCGCGAATGGAGCGCGCAACAGTGGCGGATCCTTCTGGTCTGCCACCAGCGCGGCCAAGCCGAACGCCTGCGCGACCTGCTCGCCGAACACGACGTCGCCCTGACCTTCGCACCCTCGGGCGGCCTCGATCAAGCCCGGCGCGGCGAGATTCTGCTGACCCTGGGTGAGCTCTCCGCCGGCCTGCGCCTGCCCGATGAGCGCCTGGCCGTGGTCACCGAGGAAGAGGTGTTCGGTCCCCGCGTGCGGCGCCGGGGGCGCTCCGAGGCCCGCGCCCGCGCCATGCTCTCGACCCTCGCCGAGTTGCGCGAGGGCGACTACATCGTGCACACCGACCACGGCATCGGCATCTACCGCGGCCTGCGCCACCTCGGCCTCAACCAGATCCGCGGCGACTTCCTGCATCTCGAATACGCCGGCGGCGACAAGCTCTACCTGCCCGTCGATCGCATCGAAAAGGTGCAGAAATACGTCGCCGCCGAGGGCCATACCCCGCGCCTCGACAAGATGGGCGGCCAGGGCTGGGAAAAAGCGCGGCTGCGGGCGCGCGCCGCCGCCGAGGAACTGGCCCGTGAGCTGCTGCAGATCTACGCGCGCCGCGAGATGTCCGACGCCTTTAAGTTCTCGCCCCCCGACCGGCTCTATCGCGAATTCGAGGCGGCCTTTCCCTACGAGGAAACCCCCGACCAGCAGCAGGCCATCGACGAGGTGCTCGCCGACATGGCGCAGCACAAGCCCATGGATCGCATCGTGTGCGGCGACGTCGGTTACGGCAAGACCGAGGTGGCGATCCGCGCCGCCTTCAAGGCGGTGGAGGACGGCAAGCAGGTGGCGCTCCTGGTGCCCACCACGGTGCTCGCCCGCCAGCACTGGCAGACCTTTCGCGAGCGCCTCAGCGACTATCCCCTGAGCGTCGAGATGGTGTCGCGTTTTCGCAGCCCCGCCGAGGTGCGCGAGGTGCTCGAACGCACCGCCGCCGGCAAGGTCGACATCCTCATCGGCACCCACCGCCTCATCCAGCGCGACGTCAAATTCAAGGATCTCGGCCTGCTGATCATCGACGAGGAGCAGCGCTTCGGCGTCAGCCACAAGGAAAAGCTCAAGAAAATGCGCGCCGCCGTGGACGTGCTGACCCTCACCGCCACGCCCATCCCGCGCACCCTGCACATGAGCCTCGCCGGGCTGCGCGACCTCTCGGTGATCGACACCCCGCCGGTGGATCGGCTGGCGGTGCGAACCTACGTCACGCGCTTTGACGACGACGTGATCCGCGACGCCATCCTGCGCGAACTGCGGCGCGGCGGCCAGGTGTTCTTCGTCCACAACCGCGTGCAGAACATCGACGCCATGGCCGAATTCATCCAGACCCTGGTGCCCGAGGCCAAGGTTGCGGTGGGCCACGGCCAGATGGGCGAAAAGCAGCTCGAGGAGGTGATGGTCGGCTTCATCGAGGGCAAAAGCAACGTACTGGTGTGCAGCACCATCATCGAAAACGGCCTCGACATCCCACGCGCCAACACCATCCTCATCAACCGCGCCGACTGCTTCGGCCTGGCCCAGCTCTACCAGTTGCGCGGCCGAGTGGGGCGCTCGCGCCACCGCGCCTACGCCTACCTGCTCATCCCCGGCGAGGCGACCCTGACCCGCGAGGCGCGCGAGCGGCTGCGCATCCTGCAGGAGCTCTCCGATCTCGGCGCCGGCTTTCGCATCGCCAGCCACGATCTCGAGCTGCGCGGCGCCGGTGATCTGCTCGGCGCCAACCAATCGGGACAGATCGCCGCCATCGGCTTCGAGATGTATACCGACCTGCTCGAAGAGACCATCGCCGAACTCAAGGGCCTGGAGCGCGAGGAAAAGATCGACCCGGAAATCCGCCTCGGCCTGAGCGCCTTTTTACCCGAGAAATACATGCCCGATCCCAACCAGCGCCTGGTGTTCTACAAGAAGCTCGCCGCCGCCGACGACGACGAGACCCTCTATGCCCTCGCCGATGAATTGCGCGACCGCTACGGCGAGTTGCCCGATCCGGCGCAACTGCTGCTCGAGGTGATGAAGCTGCGCGTGCTGATGAAAAAACTGCGCGTCGAATTGGCCGAGTACACCGGACGCCACCTGCTGCTCGGCTTTCACTCCGCCACCCCGGTTCCGCCGGAGCGCATCCTTGAGCGGCTGCAAGATCCGCGCGGCGGCTGCAGCTTCACCCCCGATTATCGCCTGAGCATCGACATCGGCCGCAAGGAGCGCACCGAGGTTCTGGATCTGGCCAAAAAAGAATTGCAGGGATTTTGCCGGCTATGCTAA
- a CDS encoding peptidylprolyl isomerase yields the protein MPMKTGVFSKISRRLPVVLLLVLALAGAGCREQTPDPEAAPLLLQINGRVITLEAFTRQFEQTLPPNHTLGQDEKDELRRVFLRQVIDRELALSEARRLGLSVPGEDLEAALVDFRRDYPEGEFESLLRTRGISLPQWRADLEERLLIDKVLAQEVYTRVEVSAEEIEDYYQAHRDEFDRAPQVRARQIVLDNQEQGEEILEQLRKGADFAEMAELFSLSPEGENGGDLGFFPQGEMPAEFDAVVFNLPAGSISDLVRSDYGYHIFLVEETRPARRLSLEEATPEITQSLRRSKEEIAHQQWLMELGAKAYIDVNWQLL from the coding sequence ATGCCTATGAAAACTGGTGTTTTTTCAAAGATCTCCCGCCGCTTGCCGGTGGTGCTTCTGCTGGTGTTGGCCCTGGCCGGCGCCGGATGCCGCGAGCAGACGCCTGATCCGGAGGCGGCGCCGCTGTTGCTCCAGATCAATGGTCGCGTCATTACCCTTGAGGCGTTCACGCGGCAGTTCGAACAGACCCTTCCCCCCAACCACACCCTCGGGCAGGATGAGAAGGATGAGCTCAGGCGCGTCTTTCTGCGCCAGGTGATCGACCGCGAGCTGGCCCTCTCGGAGGCGCGGCGGCTCGGCTTGAGCGTGCCTGGCGAGGATCTCGAGGCCGCCCTCGTCGACTTCCGGCGCGACTACCCGGAGGGCGAATTCGAAAGCCTGCTGCGGACCCGGGGGATCAGCCTTCCGCAGTGGCGCGCCGATCTCGAGGAGCGCCTGCTCATCGACAAGGTCCTCGCCCAGGAGGTCTACACCCGGGTCGAGGTGTCCGCCGAGGAAATCGAGGATTACTACCAGGCGCACCGCGACGAGTTCGACCGCGCGCCCCAGGTACGCGCGCGACAGATCGTGCTCGACAACCAGGAGCAGGGCGAGGAAATTCTCGAGCAACTGCGCAAGGGTGCCGACTTCGCCGAAATGGCCGAGCTCTTCTCCCTGTCTCCCGAGGGGGAGAACGGCGGGGATCTGGGCTTTTTCCCCCAAGGCGAGATGCCGGCTGAATTCGACGCCGTGGTTTTCAATCTCCCGGCGGGAAGCATCAGCGATCTGGTGCGCAGCGACTACGGCTATCACATCTTTCTCGTCGAGGAGACGCGTCCCGCCCGGCGACTGTCCCTGGAGGAAGCAACTCCGGAGATCACCCAATCGCTGCGCCGCTCCAAGGAAGAGATCGCCCATCAGCAATGGCTCATGGAGTTGGGAGCCAAAGCCTACATCGATGTCAACTGGCAACTGCTCTAG
- a CDS encoding SurA N-terminal domain-containing protein has protein sequence MKHALFLLLAVLLFGAAPAAAEQVLSKIAAVVNDDIITTYQLEKELTARLATEARGRNLPTEEVRRLRNEVLDVLIDEALVMQRVRHLGMSVSDEEVEEAITDVLRQNQITREQLSQALSAQGLSMEDYRERLRRQILRFQLIGHEVQSRVEVTTQDIRDYFRANIDNYRGNPTLTISYIAFTIPTDAQVSNVEVESIRTRAREAMRLLRQGEDMDSTLFIFADDPGVQGGELGTFTEAELSDAFARAVAGLESGAITELIESPEGFYILKVEERNPGPIRQFDAVKEEIRQHLLEENREERFREWSAGLKKDAFIDIRI, from the coding sequence ATGAAGCACGCTCTTTTTCTACTCCTCGCCGTCCTGCTGTTCGGCGCCGCTCCCGCCGCGGCCGAACAGGTCCTGAGCAAAATCGCCGCCGTCGTCAACGACGACATCATCACCACCTACCAGCTCGAAAAGGAACTGACCGCGCGGCTGGCCACCGAGGCGCGCGGCCGCAATCTGCCCACCGAGGAAGTTCGCCGCCTGCGCAACGAGGTTCTCGACGTACTGATCGACGAGGCGCTGGTGATGCAGCGCGTGCGACACCTGGGCATGAGCGTCTCCGATGAAGAGGTCGAGGAAGCCATCACCGACGTGCTGCGCCAGAACCAGATCACCCGCGAGCAGTTGAGCCAGGCGCTGAGCGCCCAGGGCCTGAGCATGGAGGATTATCGCGAGCGGCTACGCCGCCAGATCCTGCGCTTCCAGCTCATCGGCCACGAGGTCCAGAGCCGCGTCGAGGTCACCACCCAGGACATCCGCGATTATTTCCGCGCAAACATCGACAATTACCGCGGCAATCCGACCCTGACGATCTCCTACATCGCCTTTACCATCCCCACCGACGCGCAGGTGAGCAACGTCGAAGTCGAATCCATTCGCACCCGCGCGCGCGAAGCCATGCGATTGCTGCGCCAGGGCGAGGACATGGACTCAACCCTGTTTATCTTTGCCGACGATCCCGGCGTCCAGGGCGGAGAACTCGGCACCTTTACCGAAGCCGAGCTCAGCGACGCCTTCGCCCGTGCGGTGGCCGGCCTGGAGAGCGGCGCCATCACCGAGCTGATCGAGAGCCCGGAGGGCTTCTACATTCTCAAGGTCGAGGAGCGCAATCCCGGTCCCATCCGCCAGTTCGACGCAGTCAAGGAAGAGATTCGCCAGCACCTGCTCGAGGAAAATCGCGAGGAGCGCTTTCGCGAGTGGAGCGCCGGTCTGAAAAAGGATGCCTTCATCGACATCCGCATCTAA
- the pdxA gene encoding 4-hydroxythreonine-4-phosphate dehydrogenase PdxA, which translates to MTQPLIITQGDPTGVGPEIICKAWLAGCFDALSRPLLVAGDLAVMQRAAALFGAGFSVGPGQGLATHILRLGERQLGLAALSHLDAARLGYGAPDVACGRAMRDYIQWACDRCLEGTASGMVTAPINKAAIAAAGCDFPGHTELLAARCGAPRVVMMLAGARLRVALVTTHLPLRAVPEALSQESILHTLRITHADLRRYFALPQPRLAVLALNPHAGEEGLFGDEEQRLITPAIAAARREGIHADGPHSADTLFHFAVQGSHDAVICMYHDQGLIPLKLLHFEDAVNLTLGLPIVRTSVDHGTAYDIAGRGRASHASLAAAVRLAAEMAEAAP; encoded by the coding sequence ATGACGCAGCCCCTCATCATCACCCAGGGCGACCCCACCGGCGTCGGCCCCGAGATCATTTGCAAGGCCTGGCTCGCCGGCTGCTTCGATGCCTTGTCGCGGCCCCTGCTGGTGGCCGGCGATCTCGCGGTCATGCAGCGCGCGGCGGCGCTTTTCGGCGCCGGCTTCAGTGTTGGCCCGGGCCAGGGCCTGGCGACCCATATCCTGCGTCTGGGCGAGCGCCAACTTGGCCTGGCGGCGCTCTCCCACCTCGATGCGGCCCGCCTGGGCTACGGCGCACCCGATGTCGCCTGCGGCCGCGCCATGCGCGACTACATCCAGTGGGCCTGCGATCGCTGCCTGGAGGGCACCGCCTCCGGCATGGTGACCGCACCCATCAACAAGGCGGCGATTGCCGCCGCCGGCTGCGATTTTCCCGGCCATACCGAACTGCTCGCGGCGCGCTGCGGGGCACCGCGGGTGGTGATGATGCTCGCCGGCGCGCGGTTGCGCGTGGCCCTGGTGACCACTCACCTGCCCTTGCGCGCGGTGCCCGAGGCGCTTAGCCAGGAAAGTATCCTGCACACCCTGCGCATCACCCACGCCGACCTGCGCCGCTACTTCGCCCTGCCCCAACCGCGTCTGGCGGTCCTCGCCCTCAATCCCCACGCCGGTGAAGAGGGTCTGTTCGGCGACGAGGAACAGCGCCTCATCACGCCCGCCATCGCCGCCGCCCGCCGCGAAGGCATCCACGCCGACGGTCCCCACAGCGCCGACACCCTGTTTCATTTCGCCGTGCAGGGCAGCCACGACGCGGTGATCTGCATGTACCACGATCAGGGCCTGATTCCCCTGAAACTGCTGCACTTCGAGGATGCCGTCAACCTCACCCTGGGCCTGCCCATCGTGCGCACCTCCGTCGATCACGGCACCGCCTACGACATCGCCGGCAGGGGACGCGCCAGCCACGCCAGCCTGGCCGCCGCCGTGCGCCTGGCCGCCGAGATGGCCGAGGCTGCGCCATGA